The Meleagris gallopavo isolate NT-WF06-2002-E0010 breed Aviagen turkey brand Nicholas breeding stock unplaced genomic scaffold, Turkey_5.1 ChrUn_random_7180001945384, whole genome shotgun sequence genome includes a region encoding these proteins:
- the LOC104916781 gene encoding titin-like, whose protein sequence is MFTTYLFKVPEITKRHVPEERKPVPVPKEAPPAKVPEVPKKPVPEKRVAVAKKEVSPPVKVPEVPKKPLPEEKVHIPVPKAEPPPVKGIFSDGVYLSNIFFFKKCFLLVLVSM, encoded by the exons ATGTTCACCACCTATCTCTTTAAAGTGCCTGAGATAACAAAGAGGCATGtcccagaagaaagaaagcctGTTCCTGTCCCAAAAGAAGCTCCACCTGCTAAAG TGCCTGAAGTCCCTAAGAAACCTGTTCCAGAAAAGAGAGTTGCTGTTGCTAAGAAGGAGGTGTCTCCCCCAGTAAAAG TGCCTGAAGTGCCTAAAAAACCTCTGCCTGAAGAAAAGGTACACATTCCAGTTCCCAAAGCAGAACCTCCACCTGTCAAAGGTATATTTAGTGATGGAGTGTACCTctcaaatatctttttttttaaaaaatgttttttgttggttttagtTTCTATGTAA